A genomic segment from Phragmites australis chromosome 6, lpPhrAust1.1, whole genome shotgun sequence encodes:
- the LOC133923120 gene encoding uncharacterized protein LOC133923120 has product MRAARSLLSSARSAATAASSRSITSQALSSTSGRGSGAWLDGGQVLDPLQALSVEALGVPDNCHAGAALAATTSTVAACSALGVLRVGSDGTGYSGAAATLSSGQGGACSFYSASALGSGAGAFGLGAGVGLGSSGYLWPPAGSLGSLKMKKVNTPKLIPGKTRSGQGKNLRGLQSAVLPPGIRLSPLRRGALAPEPLRGRRGACLQRQAGSGSRCCTTGPALVLGLPHPGPGLCPGLRAR; this is encoded by the coding sequence ATGAGGGCGGCGCGGTCCCTATTGAGCTCGGCTCGCTCCGCCGCCACGGCCGCTTCCAGCCGCTCGATAACCTCCCAGGCGCTTTCGAGCACATCTGGGAGGGGTTCTGGGGCCTGGCTTGACGGCGGCCAGGTGCTGGATCCCCTGCAAGCCCTCTCTgtagaggcgctcggggtccccgacaACTGCCAcgccggcgccgccctcgccgcgacCACCTCCACCGTGGCTGCTTGCTCCGCCCTCGGAGTGCTCAGGGTGGGCTCGGATGGCACTGGCTACTCGGGTGCGGCCGCTACCCTCAGCTCGGGGCAGGGCGGTGCCTGCAGCTTCTATTCTGCCAGCGCGCTCGGCTCTGGCGCGGGCGCGTTCGGCCTAGGAGCGGGAGTTGGCCTCGGCTCTTCTGGCTACCTCTGGCCTCCGGCGGGGTCCTTGGGCAGCCTAAAAATGAAAAAGGTTAATACCCCCAAACTAATACCCGGGAAAACACGCTCGGGACAAGGAAAGAACTTACGTGGACTTCAGTCCGCGGTATTGCCACCAGGAATCcgcctttctcctcttcggcggggggctctgGCCCCCGAGCCATTGAGGGGCCGCCGTGGAGCCTGCCTCCAGCGGCAGGCCGGCTCGGGCTCCCGCTGTTGCACCACCGGCCCGGCCCTAGTCCTAGGGCTCCCGCACCCTGGACCTGGTCTCTGTCCCGGACTCCGTGCCCGATGA